The following coding sequences are from one Roseburia hominis A2-183 window:
- the folD gene encoding bifunctional methylenetetrahydrofolate dehydrogenase/methenyltetrahydrofolate cyclohydrolase FolD, translated as MTQIIDGKKISQEIKDELREQVAEQKKLGKEAALAVIQVGTDPASSVYVNNKKKACAYIGIGSLSYELPEETTEEELLALVEKLNGDASVNGILVQLPLPAQIDADKVIRAIAPEKDVDGFHPENVGKLVIGEPGFVSCTPAGIIQLLKRSGIKMEGKHCVIIGRSNIVGKPMALLMLRENATVTIAHSKTQNLPELCKTADILIVAIGKPQFITADYIKEGAVVIDVGIHRDENNKLCGDVRYDEVAPHTSAITPVPGGVGPMTIAMLMHNCVESMLQ; from the coding sequence ATGACACAGATCATTGACGGAAAAAAGATTTCACAGGAGATCAAGGACGAACTGCGCGAGCAGGTTGCGGAACAGAAAAAGCTTGGAAAAGAAGCAGCGCTTGCAGTGATCCAGGTAGGAACCGATCCGGCTTCCAGCGTGTATGTCAATAACAAAAAGAAAGCCTGCGCCTATATCGGCATCGGTTCCCTGTCCTATGAACTGCCGGAGGAGACGACGGAGGAAGAACTTCTTGCGCTTGTGGAGAAGCTGAATGGTGATGCTTCGGTAAACGGAATTCTGGTGCAGCTTCCGCTTCCGGCACAGATTGACGCAGACAAAGTGATTCGTGCGATCGCACCCGAAAAGGATGTGGACGGATTCCACCCGGAAAACGTTGGAAAGCTTGTGATCGGGGAGCCGGGATTTGTCTCCTGCACACCGGCGGGAATCATCCAGCTCTTAAAGCGCTCCGGAATTAAGATGGAAGGAAAACATTGTGTGATAATCGGCAGAAGCAATATCGTGGGGAAGCCGATGGCACTTTTAATGCTACGCGAGAATGCCACGGTCACCATTGCACATTCCAAGACACAGAATCTGCCGGAACTTTGCAAAACGGCGGATATCCTGATCGTTGCAATCGGAAAGCCGCAGTTTATCACGGCAGATTACATCAAAGAAGGGGCGGTTGTCATCGATGTGGGAATTCACCGCGATGAGAACAACAAGCTGTGCGGGGATGTCAGATATGATGAGGTTGCGCCGCATACGTCGGCGATCACACCGGTTCCGGGCGGAGTAGGGCCTATGACCATTGCAATGCTGATGCATAATTGTGTGGAGTCCATGTTGCAGTAA
- a CDS encoding formate--tetrahydrofolate ligase translates to MKSDIEIAQEAQMVHIREVAAKLDIPEDDLELYGKYKAKLSDELIRRVSDRKDGKLILVTAINPTPAGEGKTTTSVGLGEAFGRLGKRAVIALREPSLGPCFGIKGGAAGGGYAQVVPMEDLNLHFTGDFHAITSANNLLAALLDNHIQQGNELGIDPRQIVWKRCMDMNDRVLRNIVVGLGSKMDGMVREDHFVITVASEIMAILCLADDMHDLKRRLGRIIVAYTFDGKPVTADDLKATGAMAALLKDALKPNLIQTLEHTPAIVHGGPFANIAHGCNSVRATKTALKLADYVITEAGFGADLGAEKFFDIKCRKAGLAPDAVVLVATVRALKYNGGVAKADLGTENLDALKKGIVNLEKHIENLQKFGVPVVVTLNSFVTDTKAETDYVEQFCRERGCEFALSEVWEKGGEGGIELANKVLLTLEQKESHFKPLYPDDMSLEDKIATVAREIYGADGVTYSAAAKKELKRITDMGMSSFPVCMAKTQYSLSDDQTKLGRPNGFTINVREVYVSAGAGFVVAVTGSIMTMPGLSKNPAAYGIDVNDDGVITGLF, encoded by the coding sequence ATGAAAAGTGATATTGAAATTGCACAGGAAGCCCAGATGGTACATATTCGCGAGGTGGCTGCAAAGCTTGACATCCCGGAGGATGATCTGGAATTGTACGGAAAGTACAAGGCAAAGCTTTCGGACGAGCTGATCCGTCGGGTTTCCGACAGAAAAGACGGGAAACTGATTCTTGTGACCGCAATCAATCCAACGCCGGCGGGAGAGGGAAAGACCACCACGAGCGTCGGCCTCGGCGAGGCATTCGGCAGACTTGGGAAAAGGGCGGTCATCGCGTTAAGAGAGCCGTCCCTTGGACCGTGTTTTGGAATCAAGGGAGGTGCAGCCGGCGGCGGATACGCGCAGGTTGTGCCGATGGAGGATCTGAATCTGCACTTTACCGGTGATTTCCATGCAATTACCTCCGCCAACAATCTCCTGGCGGCTCTTCTGGACAACCATATCCAGCAGGGCAATGAGCTTGGAATTGATCCGCGGCAGATCGTCTGGAAACGCTGCATGGATATGAACGACCGTGTCCTCCGTAACATTGTCGTCGGTCTGGGAAGCAAGATGGACGGAATGGTAAGAGAAGATCACTTTGTCATCACGGTTGCGTCGGAGATTATGGCTATTCTTTGTCTGGCTGACGATATGCATGACTTAAAGCGCCGGCTCGGACGGATTATCGTCGCATATACGTTTGACGGAAAGCCGGTGACCGCGGACGATCTGAAAGCGACCGGCGCGATGGCGGCACTGTTAAAGGACGCGCTAAAGCCGAACCTGATCCAGACGTTAGAGCACACGCCTGCCATTGTTCACGGAGGTCCGTTCGCCAATATTGCGCACGGATGCAACAGTGTCCGTGCTACAAAGACAGCCTTAAAGCTCGCGGATTATGTGATTACGGAGGCCGGCTTTGGCGCAGATCTCGGCGCTGAAAAATTCTTCGATATCAAGTGCCGGAAAGCAGGACTGGCACCGGATGCCGTTGTGCTGGTTGCAACTGTGCGTGCACTCAAATACAACGGCGGCGTGGCGAAAGCGGATCTTGGCACAGAGAATCTGGACGCGTTGAAGAAAGGAATTGTCAACCTGGAGAAGCATATTGAGAACCTGCAGAAGTTCGGTGTGCCGGTTGTGGTTACCTTGAACTCCTTTGTCACAGACACAAAAGCGGAGACGGATTACGTGGAGCAGTTCTGCAGAGAACGCGGATGTGAGTTTGCACTTTCCGAGGTCTGGGAAAAGGGCGGTGAAGGCGGCATTGAGCTTGCCAACAAGGTGCTGCTTACACTGGAGCAGAAGGAAAGCCATTTCAAGCCATTATATCCGGATGATATGAGCCTTGAGGATAAGATCGCAACTGTTGCGAGAGAGATTTACGGAGCCGACGGAGTGACCTATTCCGCAGCTGCCAAAAAGGAACTGAAGAGAATTACCGATATGGGAATGTCATCCTTCCCGGTCTGCATGGCAAAGACACAGTATTCTCTTTCGGATGACCAGACGAAGCTTGGAAGACCGAACGGTTTTACCATCAATGTGCGCGAGGTTTACGTATCGGCAGGAGCCGGCTTTGTCGTTGCAGTTACCGGTTCGATCATGACGATGCCGGGACTTTCCAAGAACCCGGCGGCGTACGGTATTGATGTCAATGATGACGGAGTCATTACCGGATTATTCTAA